The Akkermansia sp. N21116 genome includes a region encoding these proteins:
- a CDS encoding TIM-barrel domain-containing protein: MRYYSLTRLAMSVMVATSLTGLIPAAHAEKEATLNDQLIVNNPGPAALVAPSQALFFPPMLKWESWDYSPMWSKKPQAISKDLPKGWKTKVDFDVAYGRSQAIVKIPEGTDLYGQGLVTGPLRRNNTKIAVWNTDNYGYGTDHGRRLYQGHPWVMGVRPDGTAFGVLADTTWRSILETTDKEIIFDSEGPVFPVLVIEGNNPLDVLRQLADRTGHTPMPPLWSLGYQQCRFSYENESKGLNIAREFRKRQIPADVIWMDIDYMDDYRVFTFSKKGFPNPKAYSDALHELNFKGVWMIDPGVKNDPNYSVLKSGDEQDVWVKKPDQKTDFIGPVWPGDCKFPDFTREGTRIWWAGLYHDFIRNNGVDGIWNDMNEPAVFNFPGHTMPVDNFHRGDKNIQPGPHLKYHNIYGMLMMSATRDGMMQASPEKRPFLLSRSNFMGGQRYGATWTGDNLSNAGHMRMSIPMTLTLGLSGQPFNGPDMGGFGNNASKEMYEQWVSFGTMFPFCRNHACKGTQNKEPWAYGPEAEQVAKTAIERRYRLLPYMYTQFWRSTQDGRPVMQPTFFADPSDKSLRTEESTFLVGGDLLVIPTIAENPALPKGNWLPVNILETQEDASPKQATVKVRPGAIVPLGKVVQHTAEPMLETTTLVINLDENGKASGELYQDAGDGYGFQDGDYCLTAYTAEKTPEGVIVTTEIKEGKRPTSTQKIVARLLTPEGEKRAESVPGQKLLINL, from the coding sequence ATGCGATACTATTCTCTGACACGACTGGCCATGAGCGTCATGGTCGCAACCTCGTTGACAGGGCTCATTCCTGCAGCACATGCGGAAAAAGAAGCCACGCTCAATGATCAATTGATCGTCAACAATCCCGGTCCGGCAGCGCTGGTTGCCCCAAGCCAGGCTCTCTTCTTCCCTCCCATGCTGAAGTGGGAAAGCTGGGATTACTCTCCCATGTGGTCCAAAAAACCACAGGCTATTTCCAAGGACTTGCCGAAGGGCTGGAAAACAAAAGTCGATTTTGATGTCGCCTACGGACGCTCACAGGCAATCGTCAAAATTCCCGAAGGGACCGATCTATACGGGCAGGGGCTCGTCACCGGCCCACTGCGCCGCAACAACACCAAAATAGCAGTCTGGAACACAGACAACTACGGCTACGGTACCGACCACGGACGGCGCCTCTACCAAGGCCATCCCTGGGTTATGGGAGTTCGCCCGGATGGAACGGCATTCGGCGTCCTGGCGGACACGACATGGCGTTCTATTCTGGAAACGACGGACAAGGAAATCATTTTCGACTCGGAAGGCCCAGTCTTCCCCGTTCTCGTCATTGAGGGCAACAACCCTCTGGACGTTCTGCGCCAGCTGGCCGATCGTACCGGACATACGCCCATGCCCCCCCTGTGGTCGCTCGGATACCAGCAATGCCGTTTCTCCTACGAAAACGAATCCAAGGGACTTAACATCGCCCGCGAATTCCGCAAGCGCCAAATACCCGCCGACGTCATCTGGATGGATATCGATTACATGGATGACTACCGTGTTTTTACTTTCAGCAAAAAGGGATTCCCCAATCCAAAAGCCTACAGCGACGCTCTGCACGAACTGAACTTCAAAGGTGTCTGGATGATTGATCCGGGAGTCAAAAACGACCCGAATTACTCTGTTCTCAAATCCGGTGACGAACAAGACGTCTGGGTCAAAAAGCCCGATCAGAAAACAGACTTCATCGGTCCTGTCTGGCCCGGCGATTGCAAATTTCCCGATTTTACCCGTGAAGGTACCCGTATCTGGTGGGCCGGGTTGTACCACGATTTCATCCGGAACAACGGCGTTGACGGCATCTGGAATGACATGAACGAACCGGCTGTCTTCAATTTCCCGGGACATACCATGCCCGTGGACAATTTCCACCGGGGCGACAAGAACATCCAACCCGGTCCCCATCTTAAATATCACAATATCTACGGCATGCTCATGATGTCCGCCACGCGGGACGGCATGATGCAGGCCAGTCCGGAGAAGAGGCCCTTCCTGCTTTCCCGCTCCAATTTCATGGGCGGACAGCGCTATGGCGCCACCTGGACCGGAGATAACCTGTCCAACGCCGGACATATGCGGATGTCCATCCCGATGACACTCACCCTCGGCCTTTCCGGGCAGCCCTTCAACGGACCGGACATGGGGGGATTCGGCAACAATGCCTCCAAGGAAATGTACGAACAGTGGGTCAGTTTTGGCACGATGTTCCCGTTCTGCCGCAACCATGCCTGTAAAGGTACCCAAAACAAAGAACCATGGGCCTATGGACCTGAAGCGGAACAAGTAGCCAAAACGGCCATTGAACGCCGTTATCGCCTGCTTCCCTACATGTACACTCAGTTCTGGCGTTCCACCCAGGACGGACGTCCCGTCATGCAGCCGACCTTCTTTGCCGACCCGTCCGACAAATCGTTGCGCACCGAAGAGTCTACCTTCCTCGTCGGTGGTGATTTGCTCGTCATCCCGACCATTGCGGAAAATCCTGCCTTACCCAAAGGCAACTGGCTTCCGGTAAACATCCTGGAAACGCAGGAAGACGCCAGCCCCAAACAGGCCACAGTCAAAGTGAGGCCCGGTGCTATTGTCCCTCTTGGTAAAGTCGTACAGCATACGGCGGAACCCATGCTGGAAACAACAACTCTCGTCATCAATCTTGATGAAAATGGCAAGGCTTCCGGCGAACTCTACCAGGATGCCGGAGACGGCTACGGATTCCAGGACGGAGATTATTGCCTGACTGCCTACACGGCGGAAAAGACACCTGAAGGAGTTATCGTCACTACTGAGATCAAAGAAGGCAAACGCCCGACCTCTACTCAAAAAATTGTAGCCCGTCTGCTGACTCCCGAAGGAGAAAAACGCGCCGAGAGTGTCCCTGGGCAGAAACTCCTCATCAATCTCTAA
- a CDS encoding MFS transporter produces the protein MSFLPYQARFIVGTEACERFSFYGLKSILALYMVGALALSEEYSIATVHLFVAIVYLTPLIGAWIADNLLGRYKTILTISLLYCIGHGVLAMADLFPDIESRRMILYIGLIIIGLGAGGIKPCVSAFIGDQITDKSPKMMTRAYNVFYWSINLGSLFSFIVVPAVKDEFGWSWAFAIPGIFMALATFCFWSGRKHYVMYPPTKQREGASRTSMWKVLFHAISHRGWNSAITTFGPTPVKDLRQILNILTIFIFVIPFWSLFDQTASSWVIQGSNMTPMHIPLPWGTWSVGPEQIQSANPLIVMILVPVISTLIYPYIGKWVRPLFRMGSGIFLSSISFVIVAWIQSRLDQGKQLSIAWQLLPYVILTVSEILLSTTGLEFAYTQAPARVKSIISSFWNLTTFAGNMLVFIITYIIAFVTDSHAVSVEGFMTYAAMAALVSGFFAISAKFYMKRKQTIDAIPEDAEV, from the coding sequence ATGAGCTTCCTTCCCTACCAAGCACGCTTTATCGTCGGAACGGAAGCTTGTGAACGTTTCAGTTTTTACGGACTCAAGAGCATTCTGGCCCTGTACATGGTCGGTGCTCTGGCTCTTTCCGAGGAATATTCCATCGCGACGGTCCATTTGTTCGTCGCCATCGTTTATTTGACGCCTTTGATCGGAGCCTGGATTGCCGACAACCTGCTGGGACGTTATAAAACCATTCTCACCATCTCCCTGCTTTACTGCATCGGCCACGGCGTACTTGCCATGGCCGATCTTTTCCCGGACATTGAATCCCGCCGGATGATTCTTTACATAGGACTGATTATCATTGGCTTGGGAGCAGGAGGCATCAAACCCTGCGTTTCCGCCTTCATCGGCGACCAGATCACGGACAAGTCGCCAAAAATGATGACCCGTGCTTACAATGTCTTCTACTGGTCTATCAATCTGGGTTCCCTGTTTTCCTTCATTGTCGTCCCGGCAGTCAAAGACGAATTCGGCTGGAGCTGGGCTTTCGCCATCCCCGGCATTTTCATGGCCTTGGCTACATTCTGTTTCTGGAGCGGGCGGAAGCACTACGTCATGTATCCGCCTACCAAACAGAGAGAAGGAGCCAGCCGTACAAGCATGTGGAAAGTACTCTTCCATGCCATTTCCCATAGAGGTTGGAATTCGGCCATCACCACCTTCGGACCAACACCGGTCAAGGACTTACGGCAGATTCTCAATATCCTGACCATTTTCATTTTCGTGATTCCGTTCTGGTCCCTGTTCGACCAAACAGCATCTTCCTGGGTCATTCAGGGAAGTAATATGACCCCCATGCACATTCCCTTGCCATGGGGTACCTGGTCCGTAGGTCCGGAGCAGATCCAATCCGCCAATCCGTTGATCGTCATGATCCTTGTTCCGGTCATTTCAACGTTGATCTACCCCTACATCGGCAAATGGGTGCGCCCGCTGTTCCGCATGGGGAGCGGCATTTTTCTTTCCTCCATTTCCTTCGTCATTGTTGCATGGATTCAAAGTCGCCTCGATCAGGGAAAACAGCTCTCCATCGCCTGGCAGCTTCTTCCCTATGTCATCCTGACCGTTTCGGAAATTCTCCTGAGTACGACCGGACTCGAATTCGCCTATACCCAGGCGCCGGCTCGAGTCAAAAGCATCATCTCCAGTTTCTGGAATCTGACGACTTTTGCCGGCAACATGCTCGTCTTCATCATCACGTATATCATCGCCTTTGTGACGGATAGTCATGCGGTATCCGTCGAGGGATTCATGACATATGCAGCCATGGCTGCCCTAGTCAGCGGCTTTTTTGCCATCTCCGCCAAGTTTTACATGAAGAGGAAGCAGACCATCGACGCCATTCCGGAAGACGCGGAAGTTTAA
- a CDS encoding peptidylprolyl isomerase: MLEFLRKHTLVVMGAMVLVFFGLVFIESRTNTTFSTGGPARVKVGNISYTDKDLNRIAEMGIRVASQVPSLFNFIQLLVAAPSNETGAYDASLAFLANYGIIKQEAERYGIYPSSEEIDETIKGMPEFCKEDGTFNPEAYRELVSMRGKNAIGEVEESLREVVATWIRFNRLESILTDGISMNEEFVKDYIQSMTQDITVNVATLNKEDFRPKTEPGEEEIKAFWEKRSKNYLSDEIRDLTVYIFTPKAKIVDKADTKIPAATLEVLNVVEPLWEKITDANGKNLDEVITSATKDFESLMTVSREQFENITMDNAPDSLKLPLNPAAGAMQKSLIETAFSIDKHIDAEPPTPIANDASGAPAIIKKKKPDAEGITTERISNTLVLDDGRIALVCVNKIVPIAPLPYNQARAAARADYLDQLTTTTMENAGKALKEKLDQEGTDIEKFKAAATAAGAKLSSWGPYNKQHIPDNMPDGLTIFDAVRKVNVGESTEPVTVGGSVIIAQLTKKTITDTPENKAIETYMTHGFNDVIKRMILMDWLANCYTRYKVTFQARGNY; encoded by the coding sequence ATGCTCGAATTTTTAAGAAAACACACGCTCGTCGTCATGGGCGCCATGGTTCTGGTCTTTTTTGGACTGGTCTTTATCGAATCCCGCACGAACACTACATTTTCCACCGGAGGACCCGCTCGCGTCAAGGTTGGCAATATCTCCTATACTGACAAGGATTTGAACAGAATTGCCGAGATGGGCATTCGGGTTGCCAGTCAGGTTCCCAGCCTATTCAATTTCATCCAGCTCCTGGTGGCGGCTCCCAGCAATGAAACCGGGGCTTACGATGCATCACTCGCTTTCCTTGCCAACTACGGCATTATTAAACAGGAAGCGGAACGCTACGGCATCTACCCCAGCTCCGAGGAAATCGACGAAACGATCAAGGGCATGCCGGAATTCTGCAAGGAAGATGGAACTTTCAACCCCGAAGCCTACCGGGAACTTGTCTCTATGCGCGGTAAAAACGCCATCGGCGAAGTGGAAGAATCCCTGCGGGAAGTCGTTGCCACATGGATTCGTTTCAACCGCCTGGAAAGCATCCTGACGGATGGAATCTCCATGAACGAAGAATTCGTCAAAGACTACATCCAGTCCATGACCCAGGACATCACCGTCAACGTCGCCACTCTCAACAAGGAAGACTTCCGTCCCAAGACCGAACCAGGCGAAGAAGAGATCAAAGCCTTTTGGGAAAAGCGCAGCAAAAATTACCTCAGCGACGAAATTCGCGATCTGACCGTGTACATCTTCACACCCAAGGCCAAAATCGTGGACAAGGCCGATACCAAAATTCCAGCGGCAACACTGGAAGTACTCAATGTGGTCGAACCCCTCTGGGAAAAGATCACTGACGCCAATGGCAAAAATCTCGATGAAGTCATAACCTCCGCGACCAAGGATTTCGAATCCCTAATGACGGTCTCTCGTGAACAATTCGAAAACATCACGATGGACAATGCCCCCGACTCACTCAAACTGCCCCTGAATCCGGCTGCCGGAGCCATGCAAAAGAGCCTTATCGAAACGGCGTTCTCCATCGACAAGCACATTGACGCGGAACCGCCCACTCCCATCGCAAACGATGCTTCCGGAGCGCCTGCCATTATCAAAAAGAAAAAGCCGGACGCAGAAGGTATTACGACCGAACGCATTTCCAACACCCTTGTTCTTGACGACGGTCGTATCGCCCTCGTCTGCGTCAACAAGATTGTTCCGATAGCCCCCCTGCCCTACAATCAGGCCCGTGCCGCCGCCCGCGCCGACTACTTGGACCAACTCACGACAACAACCATGGAAAACGCGGGCAAAGCCTTGAAGGAAAAACTTGATCAGGAAGGGACCGACATTGAAAAGTTCAAAGCTGCCGCTACCGCAGCCGGAGCCAAACTCTCTTCCTGGGGGCCGTACAACAAACAACATATTCCCGACAATATGCCTGACGGTCTTACCATTTTCGATGCCGTTCGTAAGGTCAATGTCGGAGAATCCACGGAACCCGTTACAGTGGGAGGTTCCGTCATTATTGCCCAGTTAACCAAGAAGACAATCACGGATACCCCGGAAAACAAAGCCATTGAAACTTACATGACCCATGGCTTCAATGACGTCATTAAAAGAATGATCCTCATGGACTGGCTCGCCAACTGCTATACACGCTACAAGGTCACCTTCCAGGCCAGAGGGAATTATTAA
- a CDS encoding aminotransferase class IV, giving the protein MASNRIVWLNGEILSEDEARISPFDLGFSVGDGCFESLVTYDRMPFAFSRHHARLMASAEAMGMNVDSIPSKEELFQAVRTVIERNKLADPMCIRIAVTSGLSLLGLLRCGAPCTVMVAAVPGGRQGDTCSVMTSSYMRNDKSPFKGIKTLSYIENMMILAEAVGKGMGEALLANTSGQICSGTISNVFWVQDGVVKTCPLEGGAFPGVTRGLVMELCRSLGIACVEAYEPFSSLQSLEEVFLTSSLCEVQPVAMIDGRRLFPGATTMRLRKAFADLVDDSLDP; this is encoded by the coding sequence ATGGCATCCAACCGAATCGTATGGCTCAACGGGGAAATTCTTTCCGAAGACGAAGCGCGTATCTCTCCTTTTGACTTGGGGTTTTCCGTTGGCGACGGCTGTTTTGAATCCTTGGTGACGTATGACCGGATGCCGTTCGCTTTTTCCCGTCATCACGCGCGATTGATGGCTTCCGCCGAGGCGATGGGCATGAATGTGGATAGTATCCCGTCCAAGGAGGAACTTTTCCAGGCTGTCCGTACGGTGATTGAGAGGAACAAATTGGCTGATCCCATGTGTATCCGTATTGCGGTGACTTCCGGTCTTTCTCTGCTGGGACTCTTGCGCTGCGGGGCTCCCTGTACCGTTATGGTGGCCGCTGTTCCCGGAGGACGCCAGGGCGATACGTGTTCCGTAATGACTTCTTCCTATATGCGCAATGACAAGAGTCCCTTCAAGGGGATCAAGACTCTTTCCTATATTGAAAACATGATGATTCTTGCCGAAGCTGTCGGGAAGGGCATGGGGGAAGCTTTGCTGGCGAATACTTCCGGACAGATTTGTTCCGGTACCATCTCCAACGTGTTCTGGGTGCAGGACGGGGTGGTGAAGACATGCCCGCTGGAGGGAGGGGCCTTTCCGGGGGTGACGCGGGGGCTTGTCATGGAATTATGCCGGTCTTTGGGGATTGCATGCGTAGAGGCATATGAACCCTTTTCCTCTCTCCAATCATTGGAAGAAGTCTTTCTGACCTCGTCGTTGTGCGAGGTTCAACCGGTGGCCATGATTGATGGCCGTCGGCTCTTTCCGGGCGCGACGACGATGCGTCTTCGCAAGGCGTTTGCCGACTTGGTTGATGACAGTCTGGATCCGTAA
- a CDS encoding DUF418 domain-containing protein, with product MNSPDGRLPRIDFLDALRGLALLGIVLVHAHDHFNLYVYPPCPDGWLGEVNRWAEFVYSTFLVSKAFLLFAFLFGMSFFLQLDRAGKAGVDFRSKFIWRLALLFCIGLVHCLFYDGDILTVFAVLGLLLIPLYSVRSWILLALVLVLTARLPLILDIIHGLISPDWTPEHTYNGFFLLHDHMTAPSRESVYAGNSLIATIKWNFIYGQEGKWAFLVNSPRGIQTIAMFILGLWCGKMRFFENLGTRTRMFRNAACIFLACWIFLTVIPMPHVTSTEIDRYLVDLTTSWANLLYSAGFVCSLACLSGLGKTTRMIRLLAPIGKATLTCYVSQTLILTFFMFGWGLGLAPRWNALESMCAGAAVFAIQCLFFRVWFKYYLYGPLEWLWRSGTRLEWQPLRRPKSPRS from the coding sequence ATGAACTCTCCGGACGGACGTCTGCCACGCATTGATTTTTTGGACGCACTCCGGGGGCTGGCCCTGCTGGGTATCGTACTCGTTCATGCGCACGACCACTTCAACCTTTACGTCTATCCGCCCTGTCCGGACGGATGGCTTGGGGAAGTCAACCGCTGGGCCGAGTTCGTCTATTCCACCTTTCTGGTCAGCAAAGCATTTCTCCTCTTCGCCTTCCTGTTCGGGATGAGTTTTTTTCTGCAACTGGACCGAGCCGGAAAAGCCGGTGTGGACTTCCGGAGTAAATTTATCTGGCGATTGGCCCTGCTGTTCTGCATCGGTCTGGTTCACTGTCTCTTCTACGACGGAGACATCCTGACCGTCTTCGCCGTTCTGGGGCTTCTGCTCATCCCATTGTATTCCGTCAGATCATGGATTCTGCTTGCTCTGGTACTCGTCCTTACAGCCAGGTTACCCCTCATATTAGATATCATTCATGGATTGATCTCTCCGGACTGGACACCGGAACACACCTACAACGGATTCTTTCTGCTCCATGACCATATGACCGCCCCCTCCCGGGAAAGCGTGTATGCCGGAAATTCCCTAATCGCAACCATCAAGTGGAATTTCATCTACGGACAAGAGGGCAAATGGGCCTTTCTCGTCAATAGTCCTCGCGGCATTCAAACCATCGCCATGTTCATCCTGGGACTTTGGTGCGGTAAAATGAGGTTTTTCGAAAACCTGGGAACACGCACACGCATGTTCCGCAATGCCGCCTGCATCTTCTTGGCATGCTGGATTTTCCTTACCGTAATACCCATGCCCCATGTGACATCTACCGAAATAGATAGGTACCTTGTCGATTTGACGACAAGTTGGGCCAACCTGCTCTACTCGGCCGGATTCGTCTGTTCCCTGGCCTGCTTGAGCGGCCTTGGAAAGACTACCCGCATGATACGTCTGCTGGCTCCCATCGGCAAAGCCACCCTCACCTGCTACGTCAGCCAGACACTCATCCTGACGTTCTTCATGTTCGGATGGGGTCTCGGGTTGGCTCCCCGATGGAATGCACTGGAATCCATGTGTGCCGGAGCAGCAGTCTTTGCCATCCAATGCCTCTTTTTCCGCGTATGGTTCAAATATTATCTGTACGGCCCTTTGGAATGGCTTTGGAGATCGGGCACGCGCCTGGAGTGGCAACCTCTACGACGCCCCAAAAGCCCCCGAAGTTAA
- the dxr gene encoding 1-deoxy-D-xylulose-5-phosphate reductoisomerase, which produces MRKRRVVILGSTGSIGTSALKVARDIPDRMEVVGLAACSSVKALAEQIHETGVKRVALFDATKKEELAALISPDVTIFTGEEGLCELARTEEADMVLISIIGTAGLQPALTAIEAGKDLAIASKEILVMAGEVVMTAARKAGINVLPVDSEHNAIYQCLQVDHRGPDQVSRLILTASGGPFRTWDKNALVSVTLEQALQHPTWNMGRKITIDSATMFNKGLEMIEARWLFDIPMDRVDVIVHPQSIVHSMVEYVDGSVIAQMSESDMCFPIQYAVTWPDRVSNTLTPLDFRQLGSLVFEAPREDAFPALTLARRAGELSGTMPAVMNAANEIAVEAFMNRRLGFTQIWDVVGQVMNAHDPIDPMGRLEPILKADAWARSTAAGICASLATSSV; this is translated from the coding sequence ATGCGCAAACGACGAGTAGTCATCTTAGGATCGACAGGATCCATCGGGACCAGTGCCCTCAAAGTCGCCCGCGACATCCCCGACCGCATGGAAGTCGTCGGGCTTGCCGCCTGTTCAAGCGTCAAAGCCCTGGCAGAACAAATTCATGAAACGGGAGTCAAGAGGGTAGCCCTTTTCGATGCTACCAAAAAAGAGGAACTGGCGGCATTAATCTCCCCGGACGTCACGATTTTCACAGGGGAAGAAGGACTCTGTGAACTGGCTCGTACAGAAGAAGCCGATATGGTGCTGATCTCCATTATCGGCACAGCAGGATTACAACCTGCACTAACCGCCATTGAAGCCGGCAAAGATCTTGCCATCGCCAGTAAGGAAATCCTGGTAATGGCTGGAGAAGTAGTCATGACCGCCGCTCGCAAGGCCGGTATCAACGTCTTGCCCGTAGACAGCGAACACAATGCCATCTACCAGTGCCTGCAGGTGGATCACAGAGGCCCCGACCAGGTGTCGCGCCTCATTCTGACGGCATCCGGAGGACCATTCCGCACTTGGGATAAAAACGCCCTTGTCTCCGTCACTCTGGAACAGGCATTGCAACATCCCACTTGGAACATGGGACGCAAAATAACCATAGACTCCGCCACCATGTTCAACAAGGGGCTGGAAATGATCGAAGCCCGCTGGCTTTTCGATATTCCAATGGACCGCGTGGACGTCATCGTCCATCCCCAAAGCATCGTTCACTCCATGGTAGAATACGTCGATGGCTCCGTCATCGCCCAAATGAGCGAATCCGATATGTGTTTCCCGATCCAGTATGCCGTCACCTGGCCGGATCGAGTCTCCAATACCCTCACTCCGCTGGATTTCCGCCAACTTGGCAGCCTCGTTTTCGAAGCACCACGAGAAGACGCTTTCCCGGCGCTGACACTCGCCCGCCGGGCGGGGGAACTCAGCGGAACCATGCCGGCCGTCATGAACGCAGCCAACGAAATCGCCGTCGAAGCCTTCATGAACCGCCGTCTCGGATTCACTCAAATCTGGGACGTCGTCGGCCAGGTCATGAACGCCCATGATCCAATTGACCCCATGGGACGCCTGGAACCGATCCTGAAAGCCGATGCCTGGGCTCGCTCCACCGCTGCCGGCATCTGCGCCTCACTTGCCACATCCAGCGTCTGA
- a CDS encoding alkaline phosphatase — protein MNIKHVTMTVLAVLCLGSVSMAAPTPVILIGVDGFSAEMYNKYKKDLPNLTALEKSGASTTEMRSVLPSSSAINWKSMLSGSPTELHGFTKWGSKSPELPSREIGNYGQYPGIFGILRDQRPTAVTGCFYDWEGIKYLMEEDAISESKNAKPDEIVKLTESFLKRNPQFIFIHLDITDGAGHKYGWESKEYEEACKTADKVVGELVQAVKKSPMNGKMAIFFASDHGGKGKNHGGITLSEVRTPFIMAGPGIKRNEKITDSTMVYDITATIAKLLELKQPQVWTGRPIEQGLLKK, from the coding sequence ATGAATATTAAACATGTAACAATGACCGTTTTGGCGGTTCTTTGTCTGGGGAGTGTTTCCATGGCGGCTCCGACTCCTGTTATCCTGATCGGCGTTGATGGCTTCAGTGCCGAAATGTATAACAAGTACAAGAAAGATCTGCCCAATCTGACGGCGTTGGAGAAGAGCGGTGCATCTACCACGGAGATGCGGAGCGTGTTGCCTTCTTCAAGTGCCATCAACTGGAAGTCGATGCTTTCCGGTTCGCCGACGGAACTCCATGGTTTTACGAAATGGGGTAGTAAGTCTCCGGAACTTCCTTCTCGGGAAATTGGCAATTACGGACAGTACCCAGGTATTTTCGGTATTCTTCGTGACCAGCGGCCAACTGCCGTGACTGGATGTTTCTACGATTGGGAAGGTATCAAGTATTTGATGGAAGAGGATGCTATTTCCGAATCCAAGAACGCCAAACCCGATGAAATTGTCAAGTTGACGGAGTCGTTCCTGAAGCGGAACCCTCAGTTTATTTTTATCCATCTGGACATTACCGATGGCGCCGGGCACAAGTATGGCTGGGAAAGCAAGGAGTATGAAGAAGCCTGCAAGACGGCGGACAAGGTAGTGGGAGAGCTGGTTCAAGCTGTCAAAAAAAGTCCGATGAACGGGAAAATGGCTATCTTTTTCGCTTCCGACCATGGCGGTAAAGGCAAAAACCATGGAGGAATTACATTGAGCGAAGTCAGAACTCCCTTCATCATGGCTGGCCCCGGGATTAAGAGAAATGAAAAGATCACGGACAGTACGATGGTATATGATATCACTGCGACGATTGCCAAATTGCTTGAACTCAAGCAGCCTCAAGTCTGGACGGGCCGCCCGATCGAACAGGGCCTTTTGAAGAAATAA
- a CDS encoding replication-associated recombination protein A, producing MDLFSLNDEPEEQESKPGDALPPMPLAARMRPRTLEEVAGQRHVLAPGKLLRRAIETDRFTSLILYGPPGVGKTTLASVIARTTDSFFVMLNGVESNVAEVRERIAQAQMRMSVQGKKTILFVDELHRFNKAQQDVLLPYLEKGTVRFIGATTENPYFAINSPLLSRSQVFPLESVPSDDLKALLVRALSDKERGLASFNPVVDTDALEHLAAMADGDVRKALTALEVAVLSTSPGPDGTVHVDLVAAEESIQRKAIKYDRAGDGHYDTISAFIKSMRGSDPDAALYWLATMLEAGEDVRFIARRIVIAASEDVGLADSNALRVAIDTARAAEMLGMPEARIPLAHAAVYLATAPKSNSAYMGIAAALEDVRHGATLAVPEHLRTPTRKKLAAAGGTDEAKMQYLYAHDFPEGYVPQAYLPEGRHYYTPTTNGLEQRIAERMEHRRKLAEEALKNMNAGRKK from the coding sequence ATGGATCTGTTCAGTTTGAATGATGAGCCGGAGGAGCAAGAGAGCAAGCCCGGCGATGCTTTGCCCCCGATGCCTCTTGCTGCGAGGATGCGTCCCCGTACCTTGGAGGAAGTGGCGGGGCAGAGGCACGTATTGGCCCCGGGTAAGTTGCTTCGGAGGGCGATTGAAACGGACAGATTTACATCTCTGATCCTGTACGGCCCTCCCGGTGTGGGGAAGACGACTCTGGCTTCGGTTATTGCCAGAACGACGGATTCGTTTTTCGTCATGCTCAACGGTGTGGAGTCCAATGTGGCCGAAGTGAGGGAGCGCATTGCCCAGGCGCAAATGCGGATGAGTGTCCAGGGAAAGAAAACGATTCTTTTTGTAGATGAGCTTCATCGCTTCAACAAAGCTCAGCAGGATGTCCTCCTTCCTTATTTGGAAAAGGGAACTGTGCGTTTTATTGGAGCGACGACGGAAAATCCTTATTTTGCGATCAATTCCCCTCTTTTGTCTCGCTCGCAGGTGTTCCCCTTGGAATCCGTTCCCTCCGATGATCTGAAAGCCTTGCTCGTTCGTGCCTTGAGTGACAAGGAACGAGGACTGGCTTCGTTCAACCCGGTTGTGGATACTGATGCTCTCGAACACTTGGCTGCAATGGCGGATGGCGATGTCCGCAAGGCGTTGACGGCACTGGAAGTCGCTGTTCTATCGACGTCACCCGGGCCGGATGGTACGGTTCATGTCGATTTGGTTGCAGCCGAAGAATCCATCCAACGGAAGGCGATTAAATACGATCGTGCAGGAGACGGGCATTACGATACGATTTCGGCTTTTATCAAATCCATGCGTGGCTCCGATCCCGATGCCGCCCTGTATTGGCTGGCAACAATGCTGGAAGCCGGAGAAGATGTCCGGTTTATTGCCCGGCGTATCGTCATTGCCGCCTCGGAAGATGTAGGTCTGGCGGATTCGAATGCTTTGCGCGTTGCCATTGATACCGCCCGGGCTGCAGAGATGCTCGGCATGCCGGAAGCCCGCATTCCTCTGGCCCATGCCGCCGTTTATCTGGCGACCGCCCCCAAGAGTAACTCTGCCTACATGGGCATTGCCGCCGCTCTGGAGGATGTGAGACATGGGGCGACTCTGGCCGTCCCGGAACATTTGAGGACGCCGACTCGAAAAAAACTGGCTGCAGCCGGAGGAACCGATGAAGCAAAAATGCAATATCTTTACGCCCACGACTTTCCGGAAGGTTATGTTCCACAGGCTTATTTGCCTGAAGGCCGCCACTATTATACGCCAACGACCAACGGGCTTGAACAGCGGATTGCCGAACGGATGGAACACCGCCGCAAACTCGCGGAGGAAGCTTTGAAAAACATGAACGCCGGCAGAAAGAAGTGA